A window of the Drosophila simulans strain w501 chromosome 2L, Prin_Dsim_3.1, whole genome shotgun sequence genome harbors these coding sequences:
- the LOC6731786 gene encoding schwannomin-interacting protein 1 homolog: MPMPRMDIYITKGITNPNYPGFQKFAHTLSDDYIEYSDMECNESDLTDSDREDEQPNTFPSKVTKESGSETFKNAQDSILSNCDNGNTYIPEEESVNRSENIPDIVNENYSATSENSKRALQKPDLIYNLSQNYTTNPEFPSWSCTINSKYEGQLQGQSPIDIVGDFGGEVEREFELLLTGYKNKKESDELKGSNIDKICDAELSNGTEALKQTSSTRLSGNSTRKNKKKNTPYGHQIVKTKHPKPSHDERQLPPDTFDYKTYSQRKYIICDADQYSSVPEKNKNDSPNLNQAEIPNLSSLEIGGSGSQQNLDEDNNKVASRKYLNQSRWSQYLEDPIKYSKDPCSTMVLEQFDAYKIANDMDVETLQNHYKKVKQIEKKRRFNRDEIRKRLAIGDKDSLNNDIKKEEFLTGSDNESYSSDSETCPKLSSGVHRKQSDFCETKRNKEFENDKIFQKNQINQDKSMNHINGNPIGTTDYPSDENLFFFANQSKLQIEVRIALAQSKEIAQMKVKARKHGVTPIVDVIRSMLCDVGIQMNSNHRWISRQLLTGIQVPTLQLLVNNLQEYIENLNVTLLESLKERDDLNSDQDDILHDLEKINNFFVFQQQSGQQVNKIVRHGHLD, from the exons ATGCCCATGCCAAGAATGGATATCTATATAACAAAGGGCATCACCAACCCCAACTACCCAGGATTTCAGAAGTTCGCGCATACCCTTTCCGATGACTACATAGAGTACTCCGACATGGAGTGCAATGAGAGCGATCTAACCGACAGCGATAGAGAAGATGAACAACCAAACACGTTTCCAAGTAAGGTGACCAAGGAATCGGGATCGGAAACCTTTAAGAATGCCCAAGATTCGATTTTAAGTAACTGCGACAATGGAAACACATATATACCAGAAGAGGAAAGCGTGAACAGATCGGAAAATATTCCGGATATTGTAAATGAGAACTATAGTGCAACTTCGGAAAACTCCAAGCGAGCTTTGCAAAAACCGGACCTTATCTACAATCTAAGCCAGAATTATACGACCAATCCTGAGTTTCCATCCTGGTCATGTACAATTAATTCGAAATACGAAGGTCAGTTGCAAGGCCAAAGCCCTATCGATATTGTTGGGGATTTTGGCGGAGAAGTGGAGCGTGAATTCGAGCTACTTCTCACTGGATATAAAAACAAGAAGGAATCGGATGAGTTAAAGGGATCAAATATAGATAAG ATTTGCGATGCAGAACTATCAAATGGAACGGAGGCTCTTAAGCAAACATCCTCGACGCGATTGTCCGGGAATAGTActcggaaaaataaaaagaagaacacTCCATACGGACATCAGATCGTGAAAACGAAGCATCCAAAGCCGTCGCATGACGAACGTCAGTTGCCACCGGACACGTTCGACTACAAAACGTATAGCCAACGAAAATATATCATTTGTGATGCTGACCAATACTCGTCCGTTCcggaaaagaacaaaaacgATAGTCCGAACCTAAATCAGGCTGAGATACCCAACTTAAGCAGCTTGGAAATCGGTGGAAGTGGAAGCCAGCAGAATCTGGACGAGGACAATAACAAGGTGGCTAGTCGGAAGTACTTAAATCAATCGCGCTGGTCTCAGTACTTGGAAGATCCCATCAAGTACTCCAAAGATCCATGTTCCACCATGGTTTTAG AACAATTTGATGCGTACAAGATTGCAAATGATATGGATGTGGAAACATTGCAAAACCATTATAAAAAGGTTAAACAGATAGAGAAAAAG CGGCGATTCAATCGAGATGAAATACGCAAGAGATTGGCGATCGGAGATAAAGATTCGTTAAATAATG atatCAAGAAGGAGGAATTTCTAACCGGATCGGATAATGAAAGTTATAGCTCCGACTCTGAGACGTGTCCAAAACTATCAAGTGGTGTACACCGCAAGCAATCCGATTTCTGTGAAACGAAACGCAACAAGGAATTTGAAAACGATAAAATCTTTCAAAAGAACCAAATTAACCAGGATAAAAGCATGAATCATATAAATGGCAATCCCATTGGTACAACAGATTATCCGTCGGATGaaaacttgtttttctttgcgaATCAATCAAAACTGCAAATAGAGGTTAGAATAGCACTAGCTCAATCGAAGGAAATAGCTCAGATGAAAGTGAAG GCAAGAAAACATGGCGTAACTCCCATTGTGGACGTAATTCGATCAATGCTGTGTGATGTTGGCATCCAAATGAACTCCAACCATCGATGGATTTCGAGGCAGCTGCTAACTGGAATCCAAGTTCCGACTCTCCAGCTATTGGTCAACAATCTCCAGGAGTATATTGAAAACCTGAACGTTACCCTACTGGAGAGCCTTAAGGAGAGAGACGATCTAAATTCGGACCAAGATGATATATTACACGATctcgaaaaaataaataacttttt TGTTTTCCAACAGCAATCTGGACAGCAAGTCAATAAAATAGTTAGACACGGCCATTtagattaa
- the LOC6731787 gene encoding protoheme IX farnesyltransferase, mitochondrial has product MILFKGIRRVQSQLRTPVDLVLIRYSTAATIASQDNRDVIPAPPVSQSGKVQHLPDSQITWMPSPYTMPGKTFSQYKKLSKFRLTSLVVITTMGGYAMAPAAFDPTTFAMCTLGTGLVSAAANAINQYHEVPFDSQMSRTKNRVLVTGQMTPLHAVTFAAVSATAGLSMLYFGVNGLTAALGAGNLFLYTTIYTPMKRISIVNTWVGSIVGAIPPLMGWAGCAGTLDAGAMILAGVLYAWQFPHFNALSWNLRPDYSRAGYRMMAVTNPGLCRRTALRYSVAIAGLSAMAPVLDVTNYWFALETLPLNAYFAYLAYKFYEKSDSGSSRKLFRFSLIHLPALMLLFLANKKEWYFSKPAGEENKKESTYSAIKHSASSLGNVLPVAVAEGPR; this is encoded by the exons ATGATATTATTCAAAGGAATTCGGCGGGTTCAATCCCAGCTAAGAACGCCGGTTGATTTGGTGCTCATTCGG TACTCCACTGCAGCAACGATAGCTTCCCAAGATAACAGAGATGTCATCCCAGCGCCACCAGTATCCCAGTCGGGAAAGGTCCAGCATTTACCCGATAGTCAAATTACCTGGATGCCTAGTCCGTACACCATGCCCGGAAAAACTTTTAGCCAGTACAAGAAGCTATCCAAGTTCCGGCTGACAT CGCTGGTGGTCATTACAACAATGGGCGGCTATGCCATGGCACCAGCCGCTTTCGATCCCACAACGTTTGCAATGTGCACCCTGGGCACTGGACTCGTTTCGGCTGCAGCGAATGCCATCAATCAGTATCACGAAGTTCCTTTCGATTCGCAGATGTCGAGGACGAAGAACCGGGTGCTCGTCACGGGGCAAATGACACCACTGCATGCTGTCACCTTCGCCGCGGTGTCGGCAACTGCCGGCTTGAGTATGCTGTATTTCGGAGTGAATGGTTTGACGGCGGCGCTGGGAGCGGGTAACCTGTTCCTCTACACCACGATATACACGCCGATGAAGCGTATCAGCATAGTCAACACCTGGGTGGGATCGATAGTGGGCGCCATTCCTCCGCTGATGGGATGGGCTGGTTGTGCCGGCACCCTGGATGCCGGCGCCATGATCCTAGCCGGGGTGCTGTACGCGTGGCAGTTCCCGCACTTCAACGCTCTGTCGTGGAACCTTCGGCCGGATTACTCCCGTGCCGGCTACCGAATGATGGCCGTTACCAATCCGGGACTTTGTCGCCGCACCGCTCTGCGATATTCGGTGGCTATTGCCGGACTTTCAGCGATGGCACCCGTACTGGACGTCACAAACTATTGGTTTGCTTTGGAAACACTACCTCTGAACGCGTACTTCGCCTACCTTG CGTACAAGTTTTATGAGAAATCAGATAGTGGGAGCTCGCGGAAGCTGTTCCGATTTTCACTGATACACCTGCCCGCCCTGATGCTGctatttttggccaataaGAAGGAATGGTATTTCAGCAAACCCGCCGGTGAGGAGAACAAAAAGGAGTCCACGTACAGTGCGATAAAGCATTCTGCTAGCAGTCTTGGTAATGTCCTGCCCGTCGCCGTAGCCGAAGGACCCAGATAG
- the LOC6731788 gene encoding uncharacterized protein LOC6731788: MNNVPHKFRQVCRLCLTLVNECDVAVLQIYDNSSHNNSAPDRISADFRGVANRANCFCSALSPNLCSCIVDNPLSANKNERRNQGTPVPVPIPIPVPVPVPVPSQQIQSQTQAQTLHHHQNQTKIHYTPSVPSAADAKSSERERQCQLESDIAERSTVFKSQSSSDHEHIAYSGETPSPSASLSQSQTKSEPMREEEEHQHNHNQQSGREETSVNTTKISGTDNYGKEHGRDDSSSPHLTFQIFNCLSIKALPNDGLPNVVCGDCRQKLDSFEKFRTMAHNSQIALKEFLNISKNLRPDPNDLETKLDAILKASSEAIAAKALTELSTFSKVKYDHSKLDSSIQPGLERKIEISNQEMPAHSLYPSLFKSITMKSDQKSKAMSGSSHSQFDSKLQKDSDIEKYENLQQQLETAAVLMDISKKIVISPPCSNPQSPCFSAAVDTSIKSSVIKSKRPLNQNEIQDGVEIDLSVKKQKNDYSNQRNAAPIHHFCQTPMLDIQSHLRSEEDFQNYSITINQVGGSDFKSKAPKASTGSLLDSGDSSDSHKLEMDITSSINDRKTPDSLSSDHATDAATTQLWQALARSAAKSKEENQASQIIRNMMSQSYVFPVPSSVSFTKVPEEPIALLKDLSEAQSSKSKPCRRKQSFPTKTDCIDVVNENVTDTYTTSEAAPDDKKDKRNINLFNAIPGAQKDMSCSNCGTLTTTIWRRSVRGEMVCNACGLYFKLHGVNRPHSMRRDTIHTRRRRPKELERSKKKHKQMSSCSSIEPTKPDFLTSRESLAMSGLVLNKFKKEIDDTETAAALKDILSRRKKSNSLPAFNDTCESADLSAPLNLVSSENNAKLT, translated from the exons ATGAATAATGTACCACATAAGTTTCGTCAAGTTTGTCGATTGTGCCTCACATTGGTTAACGAGTGCGATGTTGCAGTACTACAGATTTACGATAATTCGTCGCATAATAATAGTGCCCCAGACAGAATATCGGCCGATTTTCGTGGCGTCGCGAATCGTGCCAACTGCTTTTGCAGCGCTTTAAGCCCCAATCTGTGCAGTTGCATCGTTGATAACCCGCTATCAGCCAACAAAAATGAACGGCGCAACCAGGGAACACCCGTACCCGtgcccatacccatacccgtTCCCGTGCCTGTGCCCGTTCCAAGCCAGCAGATCCAATCGCAAACCCAAGCACAAACCCTTCACCATCaccaaaaccaaactaaaatCCATTACACGCCAAGTGTGCCTTCTGCTGCGGACGCAAAGTCGAGTGAACGCGAACGCCAATGCCAATTGGAGTCGGACATCGCCGAGAGATCAACAGTATTCAAAAGTCAGTCATCGTCGGATCACGaacatatagcatatagcggGGAGACGCCATCCCCCTCCGCATCGCTATCCCAATCCCAAACAAAATCGGAGCCAATgcgcgaggaggaggaacaTCAGCATAATCATAATCAGCAGAGCGGACGCGAGGAGACAAGTGtgaatacaacaaaaataagcGGAACCGATAACTACGGCAAAGAGCACGGTCGGGATGATTCATCATCACCACATCTTACATTTCAGATATTCAACTGTCTCTCTATTAAG GCACTGCCTAACGATGGATTACCCAACGTGGTTTGTGGCGACTGCAGACAAAAATTGGATTCCTTCGAAAAATTTCGAACCATGGCGCACAACTCACAAATAGCTTtgaaagaatttttaaatatatccaAAAATCTGAGACCA GACCCAAATGATTTGGAAACCAAGCTCGATGCAATTTTAAAGGCTTCATCGGAGGCTATAGCGGCAAAGGCTCTGACGGAGTTAAGCACGTTCTCTAAAGTTAAGTACGACCACAGTAAATTAGATTCTAGCATCCAGCCCGGCTTGGAACGGAAAATCGAGATTAGCAATCAAGAAATGCCAGCACATAGCTTATATCCAAGTTTATTCAAATCAATTACTATGAAAAGCGATCAAAAGAGCAAAGCAATGTCTGGATCCTCACACAGCCAGTTTGATTCAAAACTGCAAAAGGACTCGGATATcgagaaatatgaaaatctgcagcagcagcttgaAACGGCTGCCGTTTTAATGGATATaagcaaaaaaatagtaatttcCCCTCCATGTTCGAATCCGCAATCTCCGTGTTTTTCTGCAGCTGTAGATACAAGTATTAAAAGTTCTGTGATAAAATCAAAACGTCCATTAaaccaaaatgaaattcaGGACGGTGTTGAAATTGACCTATCcgtcaaaaaacaaaagaacgaTTACTCTAATCAACGGAACGCGGCCCCAATACACCATTTTTGCCAAACTCCAATGCTTGATATTCAGTCACACTTAAGAAGTGAAGAGGATTTTCAAAACTACAGTATTACCATTAACCAAGTTGGTGGGTCCGACTTCAAATCAAAAGCACCCAAGGCGAGTACCGGCTCCTTGCTAGACTCTGGCGACAGCTCCGACTCTCACAAACTGGAGATGGACATCACGTCCTCCATAAATGATAGAAAGACTCCGGATAGCTTAAGCTCGGATCACGCCACAGATGCGGCAACTACTCAACTCTGGCAGGCACTGGCCAGATCTGCCG CTAAAAGCAAGGAGGAAAATCAGGCATCACAAATAATTCGCAATATGATGAGCCAGTCTTACGTGTTTCCGGTTCCGTCGTCAGTATCATTTACAAAAGTACCTGAAGAACCCATAGCACTATTAAAG GATCTATCAGAGGCTCAATCCAGCAAATCAAAACCATGTAGAAGAAAACAAAGTTTTCCTACCAAAACTGATTGCATCGATGTAGTTAATGAGAATGTGACTGATACTTATACCACTTCAGAAGCAGCTCCGGATGATAAGAAAGATAAAAGG AACATAAACCTTTTTAATGCCATACCTGGTGCTCAAAAAGATATGTCATGTTCGAATTGTGGCACCCTCACCACAACAATTTGGCGGCGAAGTGTTCGAGGAGAGATGGTGTGCAACGCCTGCGGATTGTACTTCAAGCTGCATGGGGTCAACAGGCCGCATTCAATGAGACGCGATACCATACACACCAGACGCAGGCGTCCTAAAGAATTGGAGCGATCTAAAAAGA AACACAAACAAATGTCATCATGTTCTTCAATAGAACCAACGAAGCCGGATTTCTTGACGTCTAGGGAATCTCTAGCCATGTCTGGCCTtgttttaaat aaattcaAAAAGGAAATTGATGATACCGAGACCGCAGCAGCACTTAAAGATATTTTATCAAGGCGTAAGAAGTCAAATTCTTTGCCGGCGTTTAATGATACCTGTGAAAGTGCGGATCTATCCGCACCGCTTAACCTTGTTTCCAGTGAAAATAATGCAAAGTTAACATAA
- the LOC6731789 gene encoding S-adenosylmethionine decarboxylase proenzyme: MLENGSHFFEGVEKLLEIWFEESSNGDDDLRNISRSDWENVLSNVNCQIISTSKNDIIDAFVLSESSMFVSKRRWILKTCGTTTPLKCLGQLLKLAEANGYNVVADLFYSRKNFTRPEAQITPHQGFTEEVTYLDSIFPNGRSYCLGSMNLECWYLYTFSRSDIKISPQLISDDKNVDSDPDQTIEILMQDLDPETMSIFYKNKFNDANGATVKSGIDTILPTMHIDDFLFDPCGYSMNGINDKGEYMTIHITPENQFSYVSFETNVALSNYRKLINQVINTFKPGKFIVTIFANKCSLAYETMKELEVEYSQGSHWKRTDMQCCNFPSYNLLFAQYSHSEKTGDNL; this comes from the exons aTGTTGGAGAACGGTTCGCACTTCTTTGAGGGCGTTGAGAAACTCCTTGAGATTTGGTTTGAGGAGAGCTCCAACGGCGACGATGATCTGCGTAACATCAGCAG ATCTGATTGGGAAAACGTGCTTAGCAATGTCAACTGTCAGATAATAAGCACATCCAAAAACGACATTATTGATGCTTTTGTGTTAAG TGAGAGCAGTATGTTTGTTTCAAAGCGACGATGGATCCTTAAAACTTGTGGAACGACTACTCCATTGAAATGCTTGGGTCAGTTGCTCAAGCTGGCTGAGGCCAATGGATACAATGTGGTCGCAGACTTGTTCTACTCGCGAAAGAATTTCACTAGACCGGAGGCGCag ataaCTCCCCATCAAGGCTTTACGGAAGAAGTTACCTATCTGGACTCCATTTTTCCCAACGGAAGATCCTATTGTCTGGGCTCCATGAACCTGGAGTGTTGGTATCTCTACACATTTAGTCGTTCTGATATAAAAATTTCGCCCCAACTTATATCGGATGACAAAAACGTTGATTCCGATCCAGATCAAactattgaaatattaatgcaaGATCTAGATCCCGAAACAATGTCAATCTTCTATAAAAACAAGTTTAATGATGCTAATGGAGCTACTGTG AAATCTGGTATCGATACCATATTGCCGACAATGCATATTGATGACTTTTTGTTCGATCCTTGCGGCTACTCCATGAATGGAATCAACGATAAG GGGGAGTACATGACGATTCATATTACACCGGAGAATCAATTTTCGTATGTGAGCTTTGAAACCAATGTTGCTTTAAGTAACTATCGTAAACTTATCAATCAAGTAATCAATACTTTCAAGCCGGGAAAGTTTATTGTAACCATCTTTGCCAATAAG TGCTCGTTGGCCTACGAAACCATGAAAGAACTAGAAGTGGAGTACTCACAGGGATCGCACTGGAAACGAACCGACATGCAATGTTGCAACTTTCCATCTTACAATCTTTTGTTTGCACAATATTCCCACAGTGAGAAGACTGGtgataatttataa